The Methanococcoides methylutens MM1 genome has a window encoding:
- the psmA gene encoding archaeal proteasome endopeptidase complex subunit alpha: MQMAPQMGYDRAITVFSPDGRLFQVEYAREAVKRGTTAAGIKAKDGVVLLVDKRITSRLIEAESIEKIFQIDEHIGVATSGLVADARALVDRARVEAQVNMVTYDEPIGVEVLSKKICDHKQTYTQYGGVRPYGTALLIAGVDDNRPRLFESDPSGALLEYKATAIGAGRNTFMETFEEKYAEDMSMDEAVMLGMEALYRATDVKIDASTLEVGMVSLEDRKFRKCPEDEVASFVERILEEHREDDEEEVTEEQPEE; encoded by the coding sequence ATGCAAATGGCACCACAAATGGGTTATGATAGAGCAATTACTGTTTTTAGTCCTGATGGAAGGCTCTTCCAGGTAGAATATGCAAGGGAGGCTGTCAAGAGAGGAACTACGGCAGCCGGCATAAAAGCAAAAGATGGTGTGGTCCTGCTGGTGGATAAAAGGATCACAAGCAGGTTAATTGAGGCAGAGTCTATTGAAAAGATCTTCCAGATAGATGAGCACATTGGTGTTGCAACATCAGGTCTTGTTGCAGATGCACGTGCACTTGTGGACCGTGCAAGGGTCGAAGCCCAGGTAAATATGGTCACATACGACGAACCGATAGGTGTAGAGGTACTTTCCAAGAAGATCTGCGACCACAAGCAGACATACACCCAGTATGGAGGAGTTCGTCCTTACGGTACTGCCCTTTTGATAGCAGGCGTTGATGACAACAGGCCAAGGTTATTCGAAAGTGATCCTAGCGGTGCACTTCTTGAATACAAGGCAACTGCTATTGGTGCAGGACGCAACACATTCATGGAGACCTTTGAGGAGAAATATGCAGAGGACATGTCCATGGACGAAGCAGTTATGCTTGGAATGGAAGCTCTCTACAGGGCAACGGATGTGAAAATTGATGCATCCACACTTGAGGTTGGAATGGTCAGCCTTGAAGATCGCAAGTTCAGGAAATGCCCTGAAGATGAGGTCGCATCCTTTGTGGAACGTATTCTTGAAGAACACAGGGAAGACGACGAAGAGGAAGTAACAGAGGAACAGCCGGAAGAGTGA
- a CDS encoding ACT domain-containing protein, whose protein sequence is MEEKMIKQISLFAENKPGRLANIAEKFKEAGINIRAFTIAEAGDFGIIRMVVDEPDMAHKVLHDAGFTVSETNVLGVEMEDIPGQLAMIADVLSEKNINIDYAYAFVTKTEKAFLIVRVNDIRGAVKALDGANVRLLDMSDVHNI, encoded by the coding sequence ATAGAAGAGAAAATGATCAAACAGATCTCATTATTTGCAGAGAACAAGCCGGGAAGGCTTGCAAACATTGCTGAGAAGTTCAAGGAAGCCGGCATTAACATTCGTGCATTTACCATTGCAGAGGCTGGAGACTTCGGAATAATCAGGATGGTTGTGGATGAACCGGATATGGCTCACAAAGTACTCCATGATGCAGGATTCACCGTATCGGAGACCAATGTCCTTGGTGTGGAAATGGAGGATATTCCGGGGCAGCTTGCAATGATCGCAGATGTTCTCAGTGAAAAGAACATCAATATCGATTATGCTTATGCATTCGTCACAAAGACAGAGAAGGCTTTCCTTATCGTACGTGTGAATGATATCAGGGGTGCTGTCAAGGCCCTTGATGGTGCAAACGTCCGTTTGCTCGACATGAGTGATGTACATAACATTTAA
- a CDS encoding DUF2103 domain-containing protein has protein sequence MEDNSIKNWESVLKDKVHGAHTTVIGERQGKKVLGIIGQHEEVKSIIPSVITVKGKSSPGGNLVAKVLRPDERGNLRMLISHGTSSQEIRIVTTVATHDEGERVMEELNAMLFDI, from the coding sequence ATGGAAGATAATTCTATTAAAAATTGGGAATCGGTTTTAAAAGACAAAGTTCACGGTGCTCACACCACTGTTATTGGTGAACGCCAGGGAAAGAAGGTTCTTGGTATCATAGGTCAGCATGAAGAGGTCAAGAGCATTATTCCATCCGTCATAACCGTTAAAGGGAAGAGCTCTCCGGGTGGGAACCTTGTTGCAAAGGTCCTGCGTCCTGACGAGAGGGGTAACCTTCGAATGCTTATTTCTCATGGTACCTCATCACAGGAAATAAGGATCGTTACAACCGTTGCCACTCACGATGAAGGTGAGCGTGTAATGGAAGAACTTAACGCTATGCTTTTTGATATCTAA
- a CDS encoding 50S ribosomal protein L37ae yields MAKKYSRKGRVSRSAGRFGTRYGRRDRKLVADLEEKMHMPHKCANCARLTVKRVGTGIWKCKKCGYTFAGGTYLPTTTVGSTVMRSVKKATEQVE; encoded by the coding sequence ATGGCAAAAAAATACTCAAGGAAAGGACGTGTGTCCCGATCTGCAGGAAGGTTCGGCACACGCTATGGAAGAAGAGACCGTAAGCTGGTTGCGGATCTTGAAGAAAAGATGCACATGCCACACAAGTGTGCAAACTGTGCACGCCTGACTGTAAAGAGAGTTGGGACTGGCATCTGGAAATGTAAAAAGTGTGGATATACCTTTGCAGGTGGCACATACCTTCCAACTACTACAGTAGGTAGTACTGTAATGAGGTCTGTTAAGAAAGCCACTGAACAGGTTGAGTAA
- a CDS encoding KEOPS complex subunit Pcc1, giving the protein MKLSSESVILMDDPEAVYRSILPELESTVTDRSSVDVEVRESSLVMRVSSDDIISMRSTLNTWLRLIQIAHDVCVVGRSAFKGA; this is encoded by the coding sequence TTGAAGTTATCTTCTGAATCGGTCATACTGATGGATGATCCTGAAGCTGTTTACCGGTCAATTCTCCCTGAACTTGAAAGTACTGTGACCGACCGTTCTTCTGTGGATGTGGAGGTAAGGGAATCCTCGCTTGTAATGAGGGTGAGTTCAGATGACATCATTTCCATGCGTTCCACGTTGAATACCTGGCTTCGTCTTATACAGATCGCACACGACGTGTGTGTGGTCGGCAGGAGTGCCTTCAAGGGCGCATAA
- a CDS encoding prefoldin subunit beta, with protein MSSEIPPQVQNQLAQLQQVQQQAQSLAMQKNQMSSMQKEIEMALEELEKLSDDAVVYRAVGDLQIQSNKEETVAKLNERLETLSLRLQSISRQEERISKRFTQLQEQLQQSMGTQGQ; from the coding sequence ATGAGTTCAGAAATACCCCCACAAGTACAGAACCAGCTTGCACAATTGCAGCAGGTTCAGCAGCAGGCGCAGTCTCTTGCAATGCAGAAGAACCAGATGTCTTCCATGCAGAAAGAGATCGAAATGGCGCTTGAAGAGCTTGAAAAGCTTTCCGATGATGCTGTTGTTTACAGGGCTGTAGGAGACCTTCAGATCCAGTCCAACAAGGAAGAGACCGTAGCAAAATTGAATGAGAGGCTTGAGACACTTTCATTAAGGCTTCAGTCAATATCCCGCCAGGAAGAGCGCATCTCAAAGCGTTTTACCCAGCTTCAGGAACAACTTCAGCAGTCAATGGGTACACAGGGACAGTAA
- the rrp4 gene encoding exosome complex RNA-binding protein Rrp4: MDRKIVIPGQLLSDKEGMSGAGTYVKDGKVYSLLYGIANVKNKVSVVPFSGKYLPSRKDFIIGTVIDVTPSNWILETGSPYDGLLHVSEYPKRVDSSEMRKYVDVGDCVIVRVKDVSKSMKVELTMREPGTRVLTKGRIIDIMPAKVPRVIGHSGSMVSILKKESGCDVFVGKNGRIWINGKTGDMNHLADAIEMIERESHISGLTDKVSRFLKNEPEEVSVSDADELIEEERSSLPAKEDNVSEETYRKVDALLDEDVDEA; the protein is encoded by the coding sequence ATGGATCGGAAAATCGTAATTCCCGGCCAGCTCCTTTCTGATAAAGAGGGCATGTCCGGAGCGGGAACATATGTAAAGGACGGCAAGGTCTATTCCTTGCTGTACGGAATTGCAAACGTCAAGAACAAAGTTTCAGTTGTACCTTTTTCAGGAAAGTATCTTCCTTCGCGCAAGGATTTCATAATTGGTACTGTAATTGATGTGACACCTTCGAACTGGATCCTGGAAACCGGTTCTCCTTATGACGGCTTGCTTCATGTTTCCGAATACCCGAAACGTGTCGATTCCTCGGAAATGAGGAAATATGTGGATGTCGGGGATTGCGTGATCGTTCGTGTAAAAGATGTCAGCAAGTCCATGAAGGTGGAGCTTACCATGCGTGAGCCCGGTACAAGGGTGCTGACAAAAGGCCGTATCATCGATATCATGCCTGCAAAGGTGCCTCGTGTGATCGGCCACAGTGGTTCCATGGTCTCGATCCTTAAGAAAGAATCAGGCTGTGATGTGTTCGTAGGAAAGAACGGCCGTATCTGGATCAATGGAAAAACAGGTGATATGAATCACCTGGCAGATGCGATCGAAATGATCGAACGTGAATCTCATATATCCGGTTTAACGGATAAAGTGAGCAGGTTCCTTAAAAATGAGCCCGAAGAGGTTTCAGTGTCTGATGCGGATGAGCTGATAGAGGAAGAAAGGTCATCTCTGCCCGCAAAAGAGGACAACGTTTCAGAAGAAACCTATCGTAAGGTCGATGCCCTGTTAGATGAAGATGTAGATGAGGCATGA
- a CDS encoding DNA-directed RNA polymerase subunit P — MDYKCTRCKRPVEIDYEYTGIRCPYCGHRILVKERPQASIKTVKVE; from the coding sequence ATGGACTACAAGTGTACTCGATGCAAGCGCCCGGTCGAGATCGACTATGAATATACAGGTATCCGCTGTCCTTACTGCGGACACAGGATACTTGTAAAGGAAAGGCCACAGGCATCGATCAAAACAGTAAAAGTCGAGTAA
- a CDS encoding ribosome assembly factor SBDS, which yields MVSLDESLVARLKKGSKHYEVLVDPDGALEFKKGGDVKIEDILAVESVFEDASTGDHIAESDLASAFDTTDVFEIAAHIIKHGELQLTKEQRKHILEEKTRQVISIIAQNAINPQTRTPHPPARIEKAMEEAKVHIDPLKSVDEQVNIVMKAIRPIIPIRFEEVEVEVRIPSLYAGKSYGDIAKFGTMLKDRWENDGSWVAVVKMPAGLQNDFYGLVNHLTKGDAETKLL from the coding sequence ATGGTATCACTTGATGAATCATTGGTTGCAAGGTTGAAGAAAGGCAGCAAACATTACGAAGTGCTTGTAGATCCTGACGGGGCACTGGAGTTCAAAAAGGGCGGCGATGTAAAGATAGAGGACATTCTTGCAGTAGAGTCCGTCTTCGAAGACGCCAGTACCGGGGACCATATTGCAGAGTCCGATCTTGCCAGTGCATTCGACACCACTGACGTGTTCGAGATCGCAGCACACATTATCAAGCACGGTGAACTTCAGCTTACTAAAGAGCAGAGGAAACACATTCTTGAGGAGAAGACCAGACAGGTCATTTCCATTATTGCACAGAACGCTATCAACCCACAGACAAGGACACCTCATCCACCTGCACGTATCGAGAAGGCAATGGAAGAGGCAAAAGTTCACATCGATCCGCTCAAGAGCGTTGATGAGCAGGTGAACATTGTGATGAAGGCTATCAGGCCTATCATACCTATCCGCTTCGAGGAAGTAGAAGTAGAGGTCAGGATCCCTTCATTGTATGCCGGAAAATCATATGGCGATATTGCAAAGTTCGGCACTATGCTCAAAGACAGGTGGGAGAATGACGGTTCATGGGTTGCTGTTGTAAAGATGCCTGCAGGATTGCAGAATGATTTTTACGGTCTTGTTAACCATCTGACAAAAGGGGATGCTGAAACCAAACTTTTGTAA
- a CDS encoding bifunctional oligoribonuclease/PAP phosphatase NrnA has product MQVDEVGFYNRLLDYHNILYLCHRNADPDAISSAFALSEAIGGTVGLVDGCNRVASLLVDKLEIDVVESPDPKDYDLVVVVDTSTSAQLNDIELSNYCVIDHHATTALTENASFYLHRNATSVAEIVYDVLNCMGAPIMHRMALGLMAGIVTDTGHFKHATSKTFKTFGEIIESSGVEYAEVLDMMASTPQDVSMRIAMLKSASRATIERVGNWLVVTSNVSSFGGSASSMLINIGGDVAFVGTARSESIRVSGRAKRDAVNAGVNLGKIMEEISGHYEGTGGGHAGAAGIDVVADMDTVLFECVESVKQILQGKENPLSL; this is encoded by the coding sequence ATGCAGGTTGATGAAGTTGGCTTCTACAATCGACTTCTGGATTATCACAATATCTTATATCTATGCCATCGTAATGCCGATCCCGATGCTATAAGCAGTGCATTTGCACTTTCTGAGGCAATAGGGGGTACCGTAGGGCTGGTTGATGGGTGCAACAGGGTTGCATCCCTTCTTGTAGATAAACTGGAGATCGATGTAGTAGAAAGCCCGGATCCGAAAGATTATGATCTGGTAGTCGTAGTAGATACATCTACCAGCGCACAGCTTAATGATATAGAACTTTCCAATTACTGCGTGATAGACCATCATGCAACCACTGCACTTACTGAAAATGCTTCTTTTTATCTTCACCGCAATGCAACGTCGGTGGCAGAGATCGTTTACGATGTCCTGAATTGTATGGGTGCTCCCATTATGCACAGGATGGCACTGGGATTGATGGCAGGCATCGTTACGGACACCGGTCATTTCAAACATGCAACAAGCAAGACATTCAAGACCTTTGGAGAGATCATCGAGTCAAGTGGTGTGGAGTATGCAGAAGTGCTTGACATGATGGCATCCACTCCACAGGATGTTTCAATGAGAATCGCAATGCTCAAGTCTGCTTCACGTGCAACAATAGAGCGTGTGGGCAACTGGCTGGTCGTGACCTCAAATGTAAGTTCCTTTGGAGGCTCTGCATCGTCCATGCTGATCAATATTGGCGGTGATGTTGCTTTTGTGGGAACTGCCCGGAGTGAAAGCATAAGGGTAAGTGGTCGCGCAAAGCGTGATGCTGTGAATGCAGGTGTTAACCTTGGCAAGATCATGGAAGAGATCAGTGGTCACTATGAAGGTACAGGCGGAGGCCATGCAGGTGCTGCAGGCATTGATGTTGTTGCCGATATGGATACTGTGCTCTTTGAATGCGTCGAGTCTGTAAAACAAATATTGCAAGGAAAGGAAAACCCGTTGAGTTTATAA
- a CDS encoding rRNA maturation protein — protein MLITSSRKPSVNTRTLCKYLASFFNCKYLTRGKMGLAEVMSYSDDPHVMVVGDYHGSPGSLLFYGEGGDELLSIRLSMFYPEDYKFTNLKSFEPVIMGESEVGNLLAHYFDIYQDDCYGEGKCIKVEGDHLEFFYSGKLLFRLNIKSYRVAEADN, from the coding sequence ATGCTAATAACTTCTTCTCGCAAACCTTCTGTCAATACTCGCACTTTGTGCAAGTATTTGGCATCCTTTTTTAATTGTAAATATCTGACCCGGGGTAAAATGGGTCTTGCTGAAGTTATGTCATATTCCGATGATCCTCATGTAATGGTCGTCGGTGATTACCATGGCAGTCCCGGAAGTCTCTTGTTCTACGGTGAGGGTGGAGATGAGCTTTTATCCATTCGTCTGAGCATGTTCTATCCCGAGGACTATAAGTTCACGAATCTAAAGTCCTTTGAACCGGTCATTATGGGTGAATCGGAAGTTGGAAATCTCCTTGCACATTACTTTGATATTTATCAGGATGACTGTTATGGGGAAGGTAAATGTATTAAAGTTGAAGGTGACCATTTGGAGTTCTTCTATTCCGGAAAGTTGCTTTTCAGACTTAATATAAAGAGCTACAGGGTTGCGGAGGCAGACAATTGA
- the rrp41 gene encoding exosome complex exonuclease Rrp41 — protein sequence MSDKPEKFIDENGIRLDGRRADEIRPMTVEMGVLSRADGSCYLEWGNNKVLAAVYGPRELHPRRLQRPGEALVRYRYNMAAFSVEDRIRPGPSRRSTEISKVSGEAFEPVVMTQYYPSAVIDVFAEVLQADAGTRTAAINAATLALVDAGIPMKGLVAACAVGKVDGQLVLDLNKPEDNYGDADLPIAMTEDGDITLLQMDGNLTVDEINRGIEMVKKGCEQIFEIQKAALMSKFGTIEEEEVLEDAELQAELESEEEEVSEAVEEEEAVEENEDLEDEEDEEVEAAEEAEAMFEEDVTEFEVTEAEDEEEAEAVEEELSEEAELDESASVPEEEGEKYEQ from the coding sequence ATGAGTGATAAACCGGAAAAATTTATTGATGAGAACGGGATCCGCCTTGACGGCAGGCGTGCTGATGAGATCCGCCCTATGACCGTTGAGATGGGCGTGCTCTCAAGGGCTGATGGTTCCTGTTATCTCGAATGGGGTAACAACAAGGTCCTTGCTGCTGTCTATGGTCCAAGGGAACTCCATCCACGCAGGCTTCAGCGCCCTGGTGAGGCTCTGGTGAGGTACAGGTACAACATGGCAGCTTTCTCTGTAGAGGACCGCATAAGGCCTGGTCCAAGCAGGAGAAGTACTGAGATATCAAAGGTAAGCGGAGAAGCATTCGAACCTGTTGTCATGACGCAGTATTACCCATCTGCTGTTATTGATGTGTTTGCAGAGGTCCTTCAGGCTGATGCCGGAACAAGGACAGCTGCTATCAATGCTGCAACACTTGCATTGGTTGATGCCGGTATTCCTATGAAGGGACTGGTAGCTGCCTGTGCTGTCGGTAAGGTGGACGGTCAGCTTGTTCTTGACCTTAACAAACCTGAGGACAACTATGGTGATGCTGATCTTCCTATTGCAATGACCGAGGATGGCGACATTACTCTGTTGCAGATGGATGGTAACCTTACTGTTGATGAGATCAACAGGGGTATCGAGATGGTAAAGAAAGGCTGTGAGCAGATATTTGAGATACAGAAAGCTGCTCTTATGTCAAAGTTCGGTACCATTGAAGAGGAAGAGGTCCTGGAAGACGCTGAACTTCAGGCTGAGCTTGAGTCCGAGGAAGAAGAGGTTTCCGAAGCAGTTGAGGAAGAGGAAGCTGTTGAAGAAAACGAAGACCTTGAAGATGAAGAAGACGAAGAGGTCGAGGCTGCTGAAGAGGCTGAAGCTATGTTCGAAGAAGACGTCACTGAATTTGAAGTGACCGAGGCTGAGGATGAAGAAGAGGCAGAGGCAGTCGAGGAAGAACTCTCTGAGGAAGCAGAATTAGATGAAAGTGCTTCAGTGCCTGAGGAAGAAGGTGAGAAATATGAGCAATGA
- a CDS encoding Rpp14/Pop5 family protein: protein MKILPPTQRTSKRYFAFELIGGEGVERSDLLREIFSCAGALIGDKGSSECDIRLLDFEDSKGVVRCIRERVDMTRAVLASVTSINGKPVMVHVLGISGTVHGATNKYLEGCMVYNPEQEP from the coding sequence ATGAAGATACTGCCTCCCACACAGCGTACCAGCAAAAGGTACTTTGCCTTTGAACTGATAGGCGGTGAAGGTGTGGAGAGAAGTGACCTTCTGCGAGAGATATTTTCATGCGCAGGAGCTCTTATTGGCGATAAAGGTTCCAGTGAATGTGATATAAGACTGCTTGATTTTGAGGATTCCAAAGGTGTTGTGCGCTGTATAAGGGAAAGAGTTGATATGACACGTGCAGTGCTTGCCTCGGTTACCTCAATAAATGGTAAACCTGTTATGGTCCATGTTCTGGGCATATCAGGAACTGTTCATGGAGCAACAAATAAGTATTTAGAAGGGTGTATGGTATATAATCCTGAACAAGAACCATGA
- a CDS encoding phenylacetate--CoA ligase family protein: MIEYWNPQIERMPVDELKKVQEQKLCQLVKYVYEHSPFYRKRFDEAGVKPEDIKTLDDVTKLPFTFKQDLRDTYPTGMFCVPNNKLVRFHVSSGTTGKPTVVGYTDNDVKAWSTSLARALTSIGVGRDDVMQIGYGYGLFTGGLGMHYGAEEAGCTVLPTSSGNTERQIELMQDLGSTVIACTPSYLLFMIEAARDAGISFQDDTKLRVGVLGAEPWSEEMRKRIEESTGIKAYDIFGTSELSGPLFTECQSQNGIHIWADQFLVEVINPETGEPVANGERGELVITTLVKEALPLIRYRIGDITVLNWDECECGRTHPRIMRVLGRADDMLIVRGINVFPGQVESVLMKIPEVGEHFMIIVDRVNELDIMKVQIEMNEAAFSDKINDLMDLEKKVGAALKSVLNIAVKVELVEHGSLPRSMGKAKKVIDNRKI; the protein is encoded by the coding sequence ATGATAGAATACTGGAATCCACAGATCGAGAGAATGCCTGTCGACGAGTTAAAAAAAGTACAGGAACAGAAATTATGCCAGCTCGTGAAATATGTTTATGAGCATTCTCCTTTTTACAGGAAGAGGTTCGATGAAGCAGGTGTAAAACCCGAGGACATAAAGACACTGGACGATGTTACAAAGCTTCCGTTCACATTCAAACAGGACCTTAGGGACACCTACCCGACAGGTATGTTCTGTGTTCCGAACAACAAGCTTGTAAGATTCCACGTTTCATCCGGAACCACCGGTAAGCCTACAGTTGTTGGCTACACTGACAATGATGTCAAAGCATGGTCAACTTCCCTTGCACGTGCACTGACATCCATTGGTGTCGGAAGGGACGATGTCATGCAGATAGGTTATGGCTACGGTCTTTTCACAGGCGGTCTTGGTATGCACTATGGTGCTGAAGAAGCAGGCTGTACTGTTCTTCCCACAAGCTCCGGTAATACTGAAAGGCAGATCGAGCTTATGCAGGATCTTGGTTCCACTGTGATCGCATGTACTCCTTCATACCTTCTGTTCATGATAGAGGCAGCAAGGGATGCAGGTATCAGTTTCCAGGATGACACAAAACTTCGTGTAGGTGTACTTGGTGCTGAACCCTGGTCAGAGGAGATGCGTAAGAGGATCGAGGAGTCCACAGGTATCAAAGCATACGATATCTTCGGAACATCTGAACTTAGCGGCCCTCTCTTTACAGAATGTCAATCGCAGAATGGTATTCACATCTGGGCAGACCAGTTCCTTGTGGAGGTCATTAACCCTGAGACCGGTGAACCTGTGGCAAATGGCGAACGTGGTGAGCTTGTGATCACAACACTTGTGAAAGAAGCATTGCCACTTATCAGATACAGGATCGGTGATATAACCGTACTTAACTGGGATGAATGTGAATGTGGACGTACACACCCACGTATCATGCGTGTGCTCGGACGTGCTGATGACATGCTTATCGTTCGTGGAATCAATGTCTTCCCCGGACAGGTCGAATCAGTCCTTATGAAGATCCCTGAGGTCGGTGAGCACTTCATGATCATTGTTGACAGGGTCAACGAGCTGGACATCATGAAGGTGCAGATCGAAATGAATGAGGCTGCTTTCAGTGACAAGATCAATGATCTCATGGACCTTGAGAAAAAGGTGGGTGCAGCCCTTAAGAGCGTATTGAACATTGCTGTCAAGGTCGAACTTGTTGAACACGGTTCACTTCCACGTTCAATGGGCAAGGCAAAGAAAGTGATCGATAACAGAAAGATATAA
- the rnp3 gene encoding ribonuclease P protein component 3, whose amino-acid sequence MADPVFYDLCMHCAPDGKSTQEEMAGMAKHLGFAGIGMTNHSNSDPVAKVGSEAGIEIFRGVELVASNPSKLHGLVGKFRHKVDVLAVHGGDEGINRAAVENPNVDVLLHPGTPKNSGLNHVLAKSASDNNVAIAFDMASLITLRGGRRVHALSHFRENLMLARKYDVPFLLTNNASFCYELRAPREMMALATLFGMERDEAKSALSETPAEIISRSRRGRNFICEGVEIVEGVESENEGGLE is encoded by the coding sequence TTGGCTGATCCTGTGTTCTATGATCTTTGTATGCACTGTGCACCTGATGGCAAAAGCACACAGGAGGAAATGGCTGGAATGGCAAAACATCTTGGTTTTGCCGGGATTGGCATGACCAATCATTCTAACTCAGACCCTGTTGCTAAAGTTGGTTCTGAAGCAGGCATTGAGATCTTTCGCGGGGTCGAGCTGGTGGCTAGCAATCCTTCAAAGCTCCACGGACTCGTCGGCAAGTTCCGCCACAAAGTGGATGTCCTTGCAGTACATGGCGGCGATGAGGGTATAAACAGGGCAGCTGTGGAAAATCCTAACGTTGATGTACTACTGCATCCTGGCACTCCAAAGAACAGTGGCCTGAACCATGTGCTTGCGAAATCTGCAAGTGATAACAATGTTGCCATCGCATTTGATATGGCTTCACTGATCACATTACGTGGTGGACGGCGTGTGCATGCTCTTTCCCATTTCAGGGAGAACCTGATGCTTGCAAGGAAATATGATGTTCCTTTCCTGCTTACTAATAATGCATCATTTTGCTATGAGCTGCGTGCTCCTCGTGAAATGATGGCCCTTGCAACACTTTTTGGCATGGAGCGCGATGAGGCGAAAAGTGCATTGAGCGAAACTCCTGCGGAGATCATCAGCAGAAGTCGTCGTGGACGTAATTTCATCTGTGAAGGCGTGGAGATCGTTGAAGGTGTAGAATCAGAAAATGAAGGTGGTCTCGAATGA
- the rrp42 gene encoding exosome complex protein Rrp42 has protein sequence MRNMSNEAVSRLKKDYIFNLALKGEREDGRAFDEIRDIRLETNVIDKAEGSAMVYMGDTQVLVGVKLQVGTPFPDSADQGVIITSMELNPIASPDFEAGPPRPKAIEMARVVDRGIRESGAIDLNKLCITEGEEVWMVFIDVHVLNDSGNLLDAASLGAISALMTATVPAEREGRGEDMKMPIREMPVSLTFVKVGGEYFIDASNNEESVCDTKVTIVSNQDGSICAMQKSGAGSLSEEKFLKAVDKSCEIGAKIREEFLLNI, from the coding sequence GTGAGAAATATGAGCAATGAAGCTGTATCAAGACTTAAAAAAGATTATATATTCAATCTTGCTCTCAAGGGTGAGCGTGAGGATGGTCGTGCATTTGACGAGATCCGTGATATCAGGCTTGAGACCAACGTTATAGACAAGGCAGAAGGTTCTGCAATGGTATACATGGGTGATACCCAGGTACTTGTAGGTGTAAAGCTTCAGGTCGGCACACCATTCCCGGATTCTGCTGACCAGGGTGTTATTATCACCAGTATGGAACTGAACCCTATTGCTTCCCCTGACTTCGAAGCAGGTCCACCAAGACCAAAGGCCATTGAAATGGCACGCGTGGTAGACCGTGGTATCCGTGAATCAGGCGCAATTGATTTAAACAAGTTGTGTATTACGGAAGGAGAAGAGGTCTGGATGGTCTTTATTGACGTCCATGTCCTGAACGACAGCGGAAACCTGCTGGATGCAGCATCACTTGGTGCAATCTCAGCTCTCATGACCGCAACCGTCCCGGCAGAACGCGAAGGCCGTGGAGAGGACATGAAGATGCCTATTCGTGAGATGCCTGTATCACTTACCTTTGTTAAGGTCGGTGGTGAGTACTTCATCGATGCAAGCAACAACGAAGAATCAGTATGTGACACAAAGGTCACTATTGTTTCAAACCAGGATGGTTCGATCTGTGCTATGCAGAAGAGCGGTGCAGGTTCGCTTTCAGAAGAGAAGTTCCTGAAAGCTGTTGATAAATCATGTGAGATAGGTGCTAAGATAAGGGAGGAATTCCTTCTTAACATCTGA